A stretch of DNA from Rhodocyclaceae bacterium:
TCGATGTCGGCGAGCGGATCGACCTTGTTCGACACATGGATCACGTTCGGGTCGTCGAAGCAGCGCACCACGTGCGTGATCGCGTCGGTCTCGCGGATGTTGGCCAGGAACTGGTTGCCCAGCCCTTCACCTTTCGAAGCCCCGGCCACCAGGCCGGCGATATCGACGAACTCGACCACCGCGGGCACGACCTTCTCCGGCTTCACGATGTCGGCCAGTTGCGCGAGACGCGGATCCGGCACCTCGACCACACCCACGTTCGGCTCGATCGTGCAGAACGGATAGTTCTCCGCCGCGATGCCCGCCTTGGTCAGCGCATTGAACAGGGTGGACTTGCCGACATTGGGCAGGCCGACGATGCCGCATCTGAGACTCATGTTGACTCCTGCCGATCGATCGGACGAGTGATGTGGGATATGCCCGCCAGGCGACCCTGGGGTCTGACCCTGGGGTCTGACCCCAGGGTCAGACCCCAGTCATCGGGGTTTGGTGTGCAGGCGAAGCATCGCTGCTTCGTAGTTGCCGCGTGCGATCCAGTCGATCACGCCAAGGGCTCGGTCGATCGACTCGTCGATCATTGACTGCTCCTCGGGTCGCGGTGGGTTGAGTACGTACGAATGCACCAGTGCCTTATCGCCCGGGTGCCCGATACCCAGCCGCAACCGCCAGAAATCGCGGGTACCCAGCTGGGCGGTGATATCCCTCAGGCCGTTGTGGCCGGCGAAGCCGCCGCCGAGCTTCATCCTGACGGTGCCGACCGGCAGGTCGAGTTCATCGTGCGCGACGATCACGTCGGACGGCTCGATCTTGTAGAAGTTCGCCAGCGCCGCCACCGACTTGCCGCTGAGGTTCATGAAAGTCTGTGGTTCGAGCAGCCAGCACGATTCACCAGCGATCGGCGTGCGCACGGCCAGACCGTAGTAGCGTGGCTCGTTCTGCAGGTGGACGCCTGCCGAGCGGGCGAGCCGGTCGATGAGCCAGAACCCGGCGTTGTGTCGGGTACGCTCGTACTGCGAGCCGGGATTGCCGAGGCCGACGATCAGTTTCATGGAAGTCTGGAAGAGAAAGGCCCGCGCGCTTGGGAGCGACGCGGGCCCGGGGTGTGACAGAAGACCCGATTACTTCTTCTTCTCGGGCTCTTTCTTCTCGTCTTTCTTGTCGGCACCCGCCGATGCTGCTGCCGTCTTGTCTTCCTCGGCTGCGCCACGCGGGATCGACGCGCTCGCCACCGGCGAATCGCCACGAGCCAGGCCCGGCAGGCGCACCCCTTCCGGCAGCTTCAGATCGGACATGTGAACGCTGTGGCCGAC
This window harbors:
- the pth gene encoding aminoacyl-tRNA hydrolase; this translates as MKLIVGLGNPGSQYERTRHNAGFWLIDRLARSAGVHLQNEPRYYGLAVRTPIAGESCWLLEPQTFMNLSGKSVAALANFYKIEPSDVIVAHDELDLPVGTVRMKLGGGFAGHNGLRDITAQLGTRDFWRLRLGIGHPGDKALVHSYVLNPPRPEEQSMIDESIDRALGVIDWIARGNYEAAMLRLHTKPR